Proteins encoded within one genomic window of Theobroma cacao cultivar B97-61/B2 chromosome 7, Criollo_cocoa_genome_V2, whole genome shotgun sequence:
- the LOC18593206 gene encoding DNA damage-inducible protein 1 isoform X3: MKITVMTADEQILSLDVDPHETVENLKALLEVESVFGVNGQTTVPLQQQQLLYNGREMKNFEKLSALGVKDEDLVMMVSGAASGVSANDLSFNPDGSAVNPGAFQQHIRRDSNLIGQLFQTDPEFAQAVVGNDLDKLQDLLRVRHRQRSELRRQEEEELALLQADPFDVEAQKKIEAAIRQKGIDENWAAALEYNPEGFARVVMLYVDMEVNGVPLKAFVDSGAQSTIISKSCAERCGLLRLLDQRYKGVAHGVGQSEILGRIHVAPIKIGNIFYPCSFLVLDSPNMEFLFGLDMLRKHQCIIDLKENVLRVGGGEVSVPFLQEKDIPSRFLDEERYSKQASSSGAAATTEKNPSVQSGGQSSG, encoded by the exons ATGAAAATCACTGTAATGACGGCAGATGAACAGATCCTTAGCTTAGATGTTGATCCTCATGAAACT gttgaaaatttgaaagctTTGCTGGAAGTGGAG AGCGTGTTTGGTGTTAACGGGCAGACTACGGTGCCGCTACAGCAGCAGCAACTGCTGTACAATGGGAGGGAAATGAAGAACTTTGAAAAATTGAGTGCATTGGGTGTTAAGGATGAGGATTTAGTCATGATGGTCTCCGGTGCTGCTTCTGG TGTGTCTGCCAATGATTTGAGCTTCAATCCTGATGGATCTGCTGTGAACCCTGGAGCTTTCCAGCAACACATTCGACGTGATTCTAATCTAATTGGACAACTATTTCAGACTGATCCTGAATTTGCACAAGCTGTTGTCGGAAATGATCTTGACAAACTGCAGGACCTTCTGCGAGTGCGTCATCGACAAAGATCTGAATTGCGACGACAAGAGGAGGAGGAACTT GCTCTTCTTCAGGCTGATCCTTTTGATGTTGAAgcacaaaagaaaattgaagctgCCATTCGCCAG AAAGGGATTGATGAGAATTGGGCTGCTGCCTTGGAATATAATCCTGAAGGTTTTGCAAGGGTG GTTATGTTGTACGTGGACATGGAGGTTAATGGTGTCCCATTGAAG GCATTTGTTGATAGTGGTGCGCAGTCaacaataatttcaaaaagCTGTGCTGAGCGGTGTGG ATTGCTCAGGCTTTTAGATCAAAGATATAAAGGTGTTGCTCATGGAGTTGGCCAATCAGAGATATTGGGACGGATACATGTTGCTCCAATCAAG ATtggaaatatattttatcctTGTTCCTTCTTGGTTCTGGACTCTCCCAATATGGAGTTTCTCTTTGGATTGGATATGCTCCGTAAACACCAG TGTATTATTGATTTGAAGGAGAATGTTCTTAGAGTCGGAGGAGGAGAAGTATCTGTACCATTTTTGCAAG AAAAGGACATACCTTCTCGCTTCCTTGATGAAGAAAGGTATTCGAAGCAAGCATCCAGCTCAGGAGCTGCT GCAACAACTGAGAAGAATCCTAGCGTGCAATCTGGAGGGCAATCTTCCGGTTAG
- the LOC18593206 gene encoding DNA damage-inducible protein 1 isoform X1 translates to MKITVMTADEQILSLDVDPHETVENLKALLEVESVFGVNGQTTVPLQQQQLLYNGREMKNFEKLSALGVKDEDLVMMVSGAASGVSANDLSFNPDGSAVNPGAFQQHIRRDSNLIGQLFQTDPEFAQAVVGNDLDKLQDLLRVRHRQRSELRRQEEEELALLQADPFDVEAQKKIEAAIRQKGIDENWAAALEYNPEGFARVVMLYVDMEVNGVPLKAFVDSGAQSTIISKSCAERCGLLRLLDQRYKGVAHGVGQSEILGRIHVAPIKIGNIFYPCSFLVLDSPNMEFLFGLDMLRKHQCIIDLKENVLRVGGGEVSVPFLQEKDIPSRFLDEERYSKQASSSGAAATTEKNPSVQSGGQSSGGGRGDVTQRPDFEAKVAKLVELGFARQMVIEALKLCDGNEEQAAGILFGG, encoded by the exons ATGAAAATCACTGTAATGACGGCAGATGAACAGATCCTTAGCTTAGATGTTGATCCTCATGAAACT gttgaaaatttgaaagctTTGCTGGAAGTGGAG AGCGTGTTTGGTGTTAACGGGCAGACTACGGTGCCGCTACAGCAGCAGCAACTGCTGTACAATGGGAGGGAAATGAAGAACTTTGAAAAATTGAGTGCATTGGGTGTTAAGGATGAGGATTTAGTCATGATGGTCTCCGGTGCTGCTTCTGG TGTGTCTGCCAATGATTTGAGCTTCAATCCTGATGGATCTGCTGTGAACCCTGGAGCTTTCCAGCAACACATTCGACGTGATTCTAATCTAATTGGACAACTATTTCAGACTGATCCTGAATTTGCACAAGCTGTTGTCGGAAATGATCTTGACAAACTGCAGGACCTTCTGCGAGTGCGTCATCGACAAAGATCTGAATTGCGACGACAAGAGGAGGAGGAACTT GCTCTTCTTCAGGCTGATCCTTTTGATGTTGAAgcacaaaagaaaattgaagctgCCATTCGCCAG AAAGGGATTGATGAGAATTGGGCTGCTGCCTTGGAATATAATCCTGAAGGTTTTGCAAGGGTG GTTATGTTGTACGTGGACATGGAGGTTAATGGTGTCCCATTGAAG GCATTTGTTGATAGTGGTGCGCAGTCaacaataatttcaaaaagCTGTGCTGAGCGGTGTGG ATTGCTCAGGCTTTTAGATCAAAGATATAAAGGTGTTGCTCATGGAGTTGGCCAATCAGAGATATTGGGACGGATACATGTTGCTCCAATCAAG ATtggaaatatattttatcctTGTTCCTTCTTGGTTCTGGACTCTCCCAATATGGAGTTTCTCTTTGGATTGGATATGCTCCGTAAACACCAG TGTATTATTGATTTGAAGGAGAATGTTCTTAGAGTCGGAGGAGGAGAAGTATCTGTACCATTTTTGCAAG AAAAGGACATACCTTCTCGCTTCCTTGATGAAGAAAGGTATTCGAAGCAAGCATCCAGCTCAGGAGCTGCT GCAACAACTGAGAAGAATCCTAGCGTGCAATCTGGAGGGCAATCTTCCG GAGGTGGACGTGGTGATGTGACACAG AGACCTGATTTTGAAGCCAAAGTTGCCAAGCTTGTTGAGCTGGGGTTTGCAAGACAAATGGTGATAGAAGCTCTTAAATTATGTGATGGCAATGAAGAGCAGGCTGCTGGGATTCTCTTTGGAGGCTGA
- the LOC18593206 gene encoding DNA damage-inducible protein 1 isoform X2: protein MKITVMTADEQILSLDVDPHETVENLKALLEVETTVPLQQQQLLYNGREMKNFEKLSALGVKDEDLVMMVSGAASGVSANDLSFNPDGSAVNPGAFQQHIRRDSNLIGQLFQTDPEFAQAVVGNDLDKLQDLLRVRHRQRSELRRQEEEELALLQADPFDVEAQKKIEAAIRQKGIDENWAAALEYNPEGFARVVMLYVDMEVNGVPLKAFVDSGAQSTIISKSCAERCGLLRLLDQRYKGVAHGVGQSEILGRIHVAPIKIGNIFYPCSFLVLDSPNMEFLFGLDMLRKHQCIIDLKENVLRVGGGEVSVPFLQEKDIPSRFLDEERYSKQASSSGAAATTEKNPSVQSGGQSSGGGRGDVTQRPDFEAKVAKLVELGFARQMVIEALKLCDGNEEQAAGILFGG, encoded by the exons ATGAAAATCACTGTAATGACGGCAGATGAACAGATCCTTAGCTTAGATGTTGATCCTCATGAAACT gttgaaaatttgaaagctTTGCTGGAAGTGGAG ACTACGGTGCCGCTACAGCAGCAGCAACTGCTGTACAATGGGAGGGAAATGAAGAACTTTGAAAAATTGAGTGCATTGGGTGTTAAGGATGAGGATTTAGTCATGATGGTCTCCGGTGCTGCTTCTGG TGTGTCTGCCAATGATTTGAGCTTCAATCCTGATGGATCTGCTGTGAACCCTGGAGCTTTCCAGCAACACATTCGACGTGATTCTAATCTAATTGGACAACTATTTCAGACTGATCCTGAATTTGCACAAGCTGTTGTCGGAAATGATCTTGACAAACTGCAGGACCTTCTGCGAGTGCGTCATCGACAAAGATCTGAATTGCGACGACAAGAGGAGGAGGAACTT GCTCTTCTTCAGGCTGATCCTTTTGATGTTGAAgcacaaaagaaaattgaagctgCCATTCGCCAG AAAGGGATTGATGAGAATTGGGCTGCTGCCTTGGAATATAATCCTGAAGGTTTTGCAAGGGTG GTTATGTTGTACGTGGACATGGAGGTTAATGGTGTCCCATTGAAG GCATTTGTTGATAGTGGTGCGCAGTCaacaataatttcaaaaagCTGTGCTGAGCGGTGTGG ATTGCTCAGGCTTTTAGATCAAAGATATAAAGGTGTTGCTCATGGAGTTGGCCAATCAGAGATATTGGGACGGATACATGTTGCTCCAATCAAG ATtggaaatatattttatcctTGTTCCTTCTTGGTTCTGGACTCTCCCAATATGGAGTTTCTCTTTGGATTGGATATGCTCCGTAAACACCAG TGTATTATTGATTTGAAGGAGAATGTTCTTAGAGTCGGAGGAGGAGAAGTATCTGTACCATTTTTGCAAG AAAAGGACATACCTTCTCGCTTCCTTGATGAAGAAAGGTATTCGAAGCAAGCATCCAGCTCAGGAGCTGCT GCAACAACTGAGAAGAATCCTAGCGTGCAATCTGGAGGGCAATCTTCCG GAGGTGGACGTGGTGATGTGACACAG AGACCTGATTTTGAAGCCAAAGTTGCCAAGCTTGTTGAGCTGGGGTTTGCAAGACAAATGGTGATAGAAGCTCTTAAATTATGTGATGGCAATGAAGAGCAGGCTGCTGGGATTCTCTTTGGAGGCTGA